A window of the Gasterosteus aculeatus chromosome 21, fGasAcu3.hap1.1, whole genome shotgun sequence genome harbors these coding sequences:
- the kiaa1217 gene encoding sickle tail protein homolog isoform X13, protein MEEEVADEGRDCSLGEEQTKSNLKVTSPEDAQHVGRRQASPNGTPKGDAKGSRTVPRRHTLGGARGAREILAMQPPDMDKKREAFLEHLKQKYPHHASAIMGHQERLREQSVQGMLSSLRSELDIQRYLMKIQLPHRSRSPKHGPHSSIGDQVDHLSLASLDSLDAMSEADSPTAFTRGSRIRASLPVVRSTNQTKDRSLGVLYLLYGDETKQIRMPNEITSMDTIRALFVSAFPQQLTMKMLESPSVAVYVKDDMRNIYYELADVRNIADHSCLKVYHKDPAQAFSHGPRPANGDARMHSETMHAVRDGPPPLRQPHVGPPSHHPMQGAVPPSPHSMPPSPSRIPFGPRQGSIPGNGTIPRDRLSSANAPARSSSPCPSAILERRDVKPDEDRGGKSQSLPRGNESLYADPYLLQDGRMNMAAAHGPQPNPGIDGTDHAMGGFHRASIRSTSSYGGPSPTDTMDHPSLYRQKSRNSQLPTLGSKTPPPSPHRMAEVRMIDIHGGPPHGGPPYGGPLHGMPPHGVPPHGMPPHGVPPHGMPPHGGPPHGMPPHVLPPHGGPPHGLPPHAAPPHGVPMERSSPVRQSFRKEEVAGTKPRNNMGSPVVPDLQGPIAVASEHQTRVRMKAMEQQIASLTGLVQHALLKEPNTSGTKELLSERPPKTSSPAHSAHSSGGSPVLAAKSSTAPPATGPVPLKVNLLQFRRNVSDLRVQLHQMRQQQVQNQEALRVQLKRAEQEISVKLIEAMRGLEDPVQRQRALVEEDRHKYLVLEERVLTQLGELEQYVGSLQKDLAATQRAVTLKDVEEGAVTLRKVGESLAGLKGEFPALQTKMRSVLRVEVEAVKFLKEEPHKLDSMLKRVKSLTDTLNGLRRCAPEGPQKGPVDNSSPAAAEAPTPPARPSSSPGPLEPQSSTIKSEVMPSSPVVIHHVQSSPVHIRQSQQSAALTAQPSPPLTPSPTPSKSQDLARGGGASDPPSPAHHKKTQGNPVNNGNGPAPQGLVIEELQTSREKNKDRAMSIKAAEMEWEERRQNMGHYDGKEFEKILQEAQANMMKGIPSLEVEENPTLIPDATTERADTHSLVESLTEPQSEPHSDKPGQKGPEKLPKPVMEKPAKPSKTVATKPTESFAKQGSEKSGKSPPPPPPPRKTFSSSSSGMTTTRSGEVVFTSRRESVSAQECEEDTPPPSPQPKPNTVRPETKPKPATPPPVTPLATREEEDEGDKIMAELQVFQKCTVKDVGVKNLVEPTSRIEPQIRELRPGALLPLKEKKQSSEPTRDDKDPDIDENGNTTVRQSQGVIYYVTGQIPKEHPPPSGTEETPEHREPTQPPSQVSNVNVNDNSPSQQQQQQQQQPPPQSPPPKSPPPVTPPPISPKPVGLKGFKLPRTQVKRAESLKTSAEMEKGKNLNKMNTERKSKAIQQRVDYSKMIIPEAAATTTTAAVREAPKSSVAPPKKPPGEGSDPPTSDSNLEEYHDGASLSPDLPGEEPPPPPDNIAFMITNTKVQALSRGEYQELVDAKKGNDFQTFTLGNAPYRGSPTAEPTAPQDNGFNKKPVIIIFDEPMDIRSAYKRLSTVFECEEEMDRMLAAECIEEESEESDTERGGGQVKAAVVAVTPPKVAADHTSLSSSSSSSIPELTEGGMNLESNGDGKQDVKKKFKFKFPKKQLAALSQAIRSGTKSGKKTLQVVVYEDEEESDGTIKQHKEAKRFEITRSKSVSDAHKATRSAAPKRQKSDSLHRTDEIRKNTYKTLDSLEQTIKQLETTISEMGPQSPGEPVGTEEAECGKSSEGVGLKRSSSLPTSRGPGAKVPSKNPLLKKIKPQLLPRPVVFPTTTSTTITTTTVPSAPTTVRQNTSVASPTSRMPVPLSAKSRQSPGASDKAGKQQKLQDAQRQFRQANGSAKRVGGDHKTTSPTTPTSKIPAFYPSSTKGSSQSVQNSDATNPINPSSSSSSSSSAIKSNTLSSPASRSGSQPSSHIPSLSNGSLKLPSPSQHTGKALSFSSQTQNGRVHSSSSFSSSSSSSSTSSSSSPSPLSPTPVGPGGKSIRTIHTPSFTSYRSHNGSSGKSCIPTATAAKDAA, encoded by the exons ATGGAGGAGGAAGTAGCAGATGAAGGCAGAGATTGTTCACTCGGGGAAG AGCAAACCAAAAGCAACCTGAAGGTGACGTCCCCGGAGGACGCGCAGCACGTCGGCCGCAGGCAGGCGTCCCCGAATGGGACTCCGAAGGGGGACGCCAAAGGCAGCCGGACCGTCCCCCGTAGGCACACGTTGGGGGGAGCCCGCGGCGCCCGGGAGATCCTGGCCATGCAGCCGCCGGACATGGACAAGAAGAGGGAGGCCTTCCTGGAGCACCTGAAGCAGAAGTACCCCCATCACGCCTCGGCGATCATGGGCCACCAGGAGCGGCTGCGAGAGCAG TCTGTGCAGGGCATGCTCTCCTCCCTTCGCTCAGAGCTTGACATTCAGAGGTACTTGATGAAAATCCAGTTGCCTCACAGA agCAGAAGCCCAAAGCACGGCCCACATTCCAGCATCGGCGACCAGGTTGACCACCTGTCCCTGGCCTCCCTGGATTCGCTGGACGCCATGTCCGAGGCCGACTCACCCACAGCCTTCACCCGCGGCAGCCGGATCCGTGCCAGCCTGCCCGTGGTGCGATCGACCAACCAGACCAAGGACCGCTCGCTGG GTGTGCTGTACCTGCTGTACGGGGACGAGACCAAACAGATCCGCATGCCGAACGAGATCACCAGCATGGACACGATCAGGGCCCTGTTCGTTAGTGCCTTCCCGCAGCAGCTCACCATGAAGATGCTGGAGTCGCCCAGCGTCGCCGTCTACGTCAAAGACGACATGAGGAACATTTACTACGAGCTGGCGGATGTCAG GAACATAGCGGATCACTCCTGCCTGAAGGTCTACCACAAAGACCCGGCGCAGGCCTTCAGCCACGGGCCGAGACCCGCCAATGGCGATGCCAGG ATGCACAGCGAAACGATGCATGCCGTCCGGGACGGCCCGCCCCCTCTGCGGCAGCCCCACGTGGGTCCCCCGTCACACCACCCCATGCAGGGAGCCGTTCCACCATCTCCCCACTCCAtgcccccgtccccctccaGAATCCCATTCGGCCCGCGGCAGGGCTCTATACCTGGCAACGGCACTATCCCAAGGGACCGGCTGTCCAGCGCCAACGCTCCGGCCCGCTCCAGCTCACCGTGTCCCAGCGCCATCCTGGAGAGACGGGATGTCAAGCCGGATGAGGACAGGGGCGGCAAAAGCCAGAGTCTACCAAGGGGAAACGAGAGCTTGTACGCAGACCCGTACTTGCTCCAAGATGGAAGGATGAACATGGCTGCCGCCCACGGACCACAACCCAACCCTGGGATTGATGGCACAGATCACGCCATGGGGGGATTTCACCGCGCCTCCATCCGCTCCACAAGCTCTTACGGCGGGCCGAGCCCAACGGACACTATGGATCACCCCTCTCTGTACCGCCAGAAGTCCAGGAACAGCCAGCTGCCTACTTTGGGCTCAAAGActcctcccccatcccctcACCGGATGGCTGAGGTACGGATGATTGATATCCACGGCGGGCCTCCTCATGGCGGGCCTCCTTATGGCGGACCTCTTCACGGTATGCCTCCTCATGGCGTGCCTCCTCACGGTATGCCCCCTCATGGCGTGCCTCCTCACGGTATGCCCCCTCATGGCGGACCTCCTCACGGTATGCCTCCTCACGTCTTGCCCCCTCACGGCGGGCCCCCTCACGGCTTGCCACCTCACGCTGCACCGCCTCACGGCGTTCCCATGGAGAGAAGCTCACCCGTGCGGCAGTCATTCCGGAAGGAGGAAGTGGCGGGCACCAAGCCCCGGAACAACATGGGATCACCTGTAGTTCCGGACCTCCAGGGGCCCATTGCTGTTGCCAGTGAGCATCAGACCCG AGTGCGAATGAAGGCTATGGAGCAACAGATTGCCAGCTTGACTGGTCTTGTTCAGCATGCACTTTTAAAGGAGCCAAACACTAGTGGCACCAAGGAGCTACTAAG TGAGAGACCACCGAAGACGTCATCTCCAGCTCACAGTGCACACAGCTCAG gtggCTCCCCAGTCTTGGCTGCCAAGAGCAGCACAGCTCCACCGGCCACGGGTCCAGTTCCTCTCAAAGTCAACCTCCTGCAGTTCAGGAGGAATGTTTCTGACCTCAGGGTGCAACTGCATCAGATGagacagcagcag GTCCAGAACCAAGAGGCACTACGAGTCCAGCTCAAGCGGGCGGAGCAGGAAATCAGTGTCAAGCTCATTGAGGCCATGCGAGGCCTGGAGGACCCTGTGCAGAGGCAGAGAGCGTTGGTGGAAGAGGACCGGCACAAGTACTTGGTTCTGGAGGAGCGTGTCCTCACGCAGCTCGG TGAGCTGGAGCAGTATGTCGGCTCCCTGCAGAAAGACTTGGCAGCGACACAAAGAGCAGTGACTCTGAAGGACGTGGAGGAGGGAGCGGTGACGCTGAGAAAGGTGGGAGAATCGCTGGCAGGGCTCAAAG gagagttcCCGGCTCTACAAACAAAAATGCGGTCCGTGCTCAGGGTGGAAGTGGAAGCAGTCAAGTTTTTAAAAGAGGAGCCTCATAAACTGGACAGCATGCTGAAAAGGGTCAAGAGCCTGACTGACACACTCAACGGTCTGAGAAG ATGTGCTCCTGAGGGCCCTCAGAAAGGACCAGTGGACAACAGCTCTCCAGCCGCAGCAGAAGCTCCCACACCGCCGGCCCGGCCCAGCTCCTCACCCGGCCCGCTGGAGCCCCAGAGCTCCACCATCAAATCAGAGGTGATGCCTTCCTCCCCGGTGGTCATCCACCACGTGCAGAGTTCCCCGGTCCACATACGGCAGTCCCAGCAGTCTGCGGCCCTGACGGCTCAGCCCAGTCCACCGCTCACCCCCAGCCCCACCCCGAGCAAGAGTCAAGACCTGGCCAGGGGAGGGGGAGCCTCGGATCCACCGAGCCCGGCCCATCATAAGAAGACACAAGGCAACCCGGTGAATAACGGCAATGGCCCGGCCCCCCAGGGTCTCGTTATAGAAGAGCTGCAGACCAGCCGGGAGAAGAACAAAGACAGAGCCATGTCCATAAAG GCAGCAGAAATGGAGTGGGAAGAGAGGAGGCAGAACATGGGTCACTATGATGGAAAGGAGTTTGAGAAGATCCTGCAGGAAGCCCAGGCAAACATGATGAAGGGCATTCCCAGTCTAGAGGTTGAAGAGAATCCAACCCTGATCCCTGACGCCACTACGGAacgagcagacacacacagccttgtGGAGTCACTGACAG AGCCCCAGTCTGAGCCTCACTCCGACAAGCCGGGCCAGAAGGGGCCTGAGAAACTCCCAAAGCCCGTGATGGAGAAACCAGCTAAACCTTCCAAGACCGTCGCCACAAAGCCGACTGAGAGCTTCGCTAAGCAGGGGTCTGAAAAGTCCGGCAAGTCCCCAccgccaccacctcctcccaggAAGActttctccagctccagctccggCATGACCACGACGCGCTCCGGCGAAGTGGTCTTTACTAGCAGGAGAGAGTCCGTCTCGGCTCAG GAGTGTGAAGAGGACACTCCACCGCCGAGTCCCCAACCAAAGCCCAACACGGTTCGTCCAGAGACCAAGCCCAAGCCAGCCACCCCTCCCCCGGTCACTCCTCTCGCTaccagggaagaggaggacgaaggcGACAAGATCATGGCAGAGCTCCAG GTTTTCCAGAAGTGCACGGTTAAGGACGTAGGGGTGAAAAATTTGGTAGAACCAACCTCTCGAATTGAACCGCAAATCAGAGAACTAAGACCGGGGGCCTTATTGCCCCTCAAAGAGAAAAAG CAGAGCTCTGAGCCCACTCGAGATGATAAAGATCCAGACATAGATGAAAATGGGAATACCACTGTCCGACAGAGCCAAGGG GTCATATACTATGTGACCGGTCAGATTCCCAAAGAGCATCCGCCCCCGTCAGGAACAGAGGAAACCCCCGAACACCGGGAGCCCACACAGCCTCCATCACAGGTGTCAAATGTCAATGTTAACGACAATTCTccaagccagcagcagcagcagcagcagcagcagccgccgccacAGTCTCCACCACCCAAATCACCACCACCTGTCACACCTCCACCTATATCACCCAAGCCCGTGGGACTGAAAGGGTTCAAACTTCCAAGGACGCAAGTCAAACGCGCTGAGTCCTTGAAGACCAGTGCAGAAATGGAGAAGGGAAAGAACCTCAATAAAATGAATACTGAAAGGAAAAGTAAAGCTATCCAGCAACGTGTTGATTATAGTAAAATGATAATACCCGAGGCTGCGGCTACCACAACGACCGCCGCCGTACGAGAGGCGCCAAAAAGTTCTGTTGCTCCACCAAAAAAGCCTCCAGGCGAGGGCAGCGATCCACCAACATCCGACTCTAACCTTGAGGAGTATCATGACGGGGCGAGTCTCAGTCCGGACTTGCCTGGAGAAGagccgcccccgccccccgacaACATAGCCTTTATGATCACCAACACCAAAGTTCAGGCCCTTTCCCGTGGCGAGTACCAGGAACTGGTCGACGCCAAAAAGGGAAACGACTTCCAGACTTTTACTTTAGGCAATGCGCCTTACCGGGGCAGCCCGACCGCAGAACCCACCGCGCCGCAGGATAACGGCTTCAACAAGAAGcccgtcatcatcatctttgaCGAGCCCATGGACATCCGGTCCGCGTACAAGCGCCTGTCCACCGTCTTTGAATGCGAAGAGGAAATGGACAGGATGCTGGCGGCGGAGTGCAtcgaggaggagagcgaggagtcGGACACCgagagggggggcgggcaggttAAAGCGGCGGTGGTCGCCGTCACTCCTCCGAAGGTCGCCGCCGACCACACCAGCTTGTCATCCTCGTCTTCGTCGTCGATCCCCGAGCTCACCGAGGGCGGGATGAATTTGGAGTCAAACGGCGACGGCAAGCAGGATGTCAAGAAGAAGTTCAAATTTAAGTTCCCCAAGAAGCAACTGGCGGCCCTGAGCCAGGCAATTCGCTCGGGCACCAAGTCCGGAAAGAAGACTTTGCAGGTGGTCGTGTacgaagatgaggaggaatccGACGGTACCATCAAACAGCACAAAGAAGCGAAGAGATTTGAGATCACGCGCTCAAAGTCCGTATCGGACGCACACAAGGCGACGCGCTCAGCCGCGCCGAAGAGGCAGAAGTCCGACTCCCTCCACAGGACGGACGAGATCCGGAAGAACACCTACAAGACACTGGACAGCCTGGAGCAGACCATCAAGCAGCTGGAGACCACCATTAGTGAGATGGGGCCGCAGTCCCCCGGGGAGCCGGTCGGCACGGAGGAAGCGGAGTGCGGGAAAAGCTCGGAAGGAGTGGGGCTGAAGAGGTCTTCCTCTCTCCCCACCTCCAGAGGGCCAGGCGCTAAGGTACCCAGCAAAAATCCACTGCTGAAGAAGATTAAACCTCAACTCCTTCCTCGCCCTGTAGTCTTCCCTActaccaccagcaccaccatcaccaccaccactgtCCCCAGTGCCCCCACCACCGTACGACAG AACACCAGTGTCGCTTCCCCTACTAGTCGGATGCCCGTCCCTTTGTCTGCGAAGTCCAGGCAGTCGCCGGGTGCCTCTGACAaagcaggaaaacaacaaaaactgcaGGACGCTCAGAGGCAGTTTCGACAG GCTAACGGAAGTGCTAAAAGAGTGGGAGGGGATCATAAAACTACTTCCCCTACTACCCCCACCTCTAAAATCCCTGCTTTTTACCCTAGCTCTACTAAAGGCAGCTCCCAGTCTGTGCAAAACTCCGATGCAACTAATCCCATtaacccttcctcctcctcctcctcctcctcctctgcaataAAGTCCAACACCCTGTCCTCCCCCGCTTCTCGTTCCGGTTCCCAACCCTCTTCCCACATCCCCTCCCTGTCTAACGGATCTCTCAAACTCCCCTCACCCTCACAGCACACCGGTAAAGCTCTCTCGTTCTCCTCGCAGACTCAGAATGGTCGAGTGcactcctcctcttcattctcctcctcttcctcatcctcctccacctcctcctcctcctccccctcccctctgtcgCCCACTCCTGTGGGCCCAGGCGGAAAGAGCATCCGCACCATACACACCCCCAGCTTCACCAGCTACAGGTCCCACAACGGCAGCAGCGGCAAATCCTGCATCCCGACAGCCACGGCAGCAAAGGACGCCGCTTAG